A region of Paenibacillus sp. 37 DNA encodes the following proteins:
- a CDS encoding serine/threonine protein kinase: MTTLSDASFPPGTVVTGKWNRSRYTIRKLLGKGANGIVFLVQRCENGKHYALKMGFDPVDLQSEVNVLKSFQLQRNHEALRQSGIPSYLKDVDDYAVRGRDIPFYVMRYVRGEALHHFIRRQGTDWTLLVGLRLLQKLAQLHQAGWVFGDLKPQNVLVSDYGQVELIDYGGVTSIGRSVKQFTEWYDRGFWNAGSRTADGTYDVFAFALLLIHVLEADALKALAAEGLPQLRSVNQLVALVERSERLGPFRNWTNQALRGQFRDAGHAAQGWKEMMARPTPLRRRSKSTTPRWLKNAFAVSVILLIGVLIYALLF, encoded by the coding sequence GTGACAACGTTGTCTGACGCCTCTTTCCCGCCAGGAACCGTGGTTACAGGGAAATGGAATCGCAGTCGTTACACGATTCGGAAGCTACTGGGCAAAGGAGCCAATGGCATCGTTTTTCTTGTCCAACGGTGTGAAAATGGCAAACACTACGCGCTAAAAATGGGATTTGATCCGGTTGATCTGCAATCGGAAGTCAATGTGCTCAAATCTTTTCAACTACAGCGTAATCATGAGGCCCTTCGGCAGAGCGGCATTCCTTCCTATCTTAAAGATGTGGATGATTATGCCGTTCGTGGCCGGGATATTCCCTTTTATGTGATGCGTTACGTTCGAGGTGAGGCACTTCATCACTTCATTCGGCGTCAGGGGACAGACTGGACACTTCTGGTGGGACTTAGACTCTTGCAGAAGCTGGCACAATTGCATCAGGCGGGATGGGTATTTGGTGATCTCAAACCTCAGAATGTGTTGGTATCCGACTATGGGCAGGTGGAATTGATCGACTATGGCGGAGTTACGTCTATTGGTCGAAGCGTCAAACAGTTCACCGAATGGTATGATCGGGGCTTCTGGAATGCAGGCAGCCGTACGGCAGATGGTACCTATGATGTATTTGCATTTGCACTATTGTTGATTCATGTACTTGAAGCAGACGCGCTCAAGGCACTGGCAGCCGAAGGATTACCGCAACTGCGAAGTGTGAATCAGCTTGTAGCGCTGGTGGAACGCAGTGAACGACTGGGTCCTTTTCGCAATTGGACGAATCAGGCTTTACGAGGTCAGTTTCGTGATGCAGGTCATGCGGCACAAGGGTGGAAGGAAATGATGGCACGCCCCACGCCTCTCCGCCGTCGTTCCAAAAGTACAACACCGCGCTGGCTTAAAAACGCATTTGCTGTATCTGTGATATTACTTATTGGAGTGCTCATCTATGCACTACTTTTTTGA
- the tilS gene encoding tRNA lysidine(34) synthetase TilS — protein sequence MEALRWNMLVKNVLDAAEEHQLWVPGDRIVVAVSGGPDSVAFLHIMHEISKRHVPLELICAHVHHGFRSESDDEAEKMMELAQQLGIAFEWTKADVPSYMELTGQGPQEAARNKRYAFLHEVASKYNAASIALAHHADDQAETVMLHLLRGTGLSGLSGMKFKRREKNVELIRPCLRINKTDLVEACNTQGFMYFNDESNALRKYRRNAIRLDVLPFLGQYNGQLTPSLNRLAEIVGDEDDFMEQSAHDTYRCLVQVNGGRQTFEVPSFLKLHVALQRRLIKLILNYLPLDSDFVDFTRIETIRHKVMETHVTTWSLDIGQTLACTREYNLISFGIRTDVQDQSYEYRLAQWSGTYELSLTPINRHIRLMTVSPEDYHVPESADQAAFDADQLLMPLVVRSRLPGDTMKVMGLNGSKKVKNIFIDEKIPPSVRPRIPVVCDGAGHIIWLPGVRRSNVAPVREGTSAILYMTVGDSAIQG from the coding sequence ATGGAGGCTTTACGCTGGAACATGCTGGTGAAGAACGTGCTGGATGCAGCGGAAGAGCATCAGTTATGGGTTCCCGGGGATCGGATTGTCGTCGCAGTATCGGGCGGGCCGGACTCGGTAGCTTTTTTGCATATCATGCACGAGATCAGCAAGCGGCATGTGCCACTTGAATTGATCTGTGCCCACGTGCATCATGGCTTCCGGAGTGAATCTGATGACGAAGCGGAGAAAATGATGGAACTGGCACAGCAGCTTGGCATTGCATTTGAATGGACCAAGGCCGATGTACCTTCATATATGGAGCTTACGGGTCAAGGACCACAGGAAGCAGCCCGCAACAAGCGATATGCCTTTCTTCATGAAGTGGCTTCCAAATATAATGCAGCAAGCATCGCTTTGGCACATCATGCCGATGATCAGGCGGAGACGGTCATGCTTCATTTGCTTCGTGGAACCGGCTTGTCGGGACTCTCAGGAATGAAGTTTAAAAGACGAGAAAAAAATGTGGAACTTATTCGTCCATGCCTTCGTATAAACAAGACAGACCTTGTAGAAGCTTGTAATACCCAGGGTTTTATGTATTTCAATGATGAGAGCAACGCCCTGCGTAAATATCGGCGTAATGCCATTCGCTTGGATGTGCTTCCTTTTTTGGGGCAGTATAATGGACAACTCACGCCGTCATTGAATCGGCTTGCCGAAATTGTGGGTGATGAAGACGATTTCATGGAGCAGAGTGCACATGACACATACAGGTGTCTAGTGCAGGTGAACGGCGGAAGGCAAACCTTTGAGGTGCCTTCCTTCTTGAAGTTACATGTCGCTTTACAACGAAGGTTGATTAAACTAATATTGAATTATCTGCCTTTGGACAGTGATTTTGTCGACTTTACCCGTATAGAAACCATTCGGCACAAGGTCATGGAGACCCATGTGACGACCTGGAGCCTGGATATAGGACAGACACTCGCCTGCACTCGGGAGTATAATCTGATTTCTTTTGGCATACGGACGGACGTACAGGATCAATCTTACGAATATCGTCTTGCGCAATGGAGTGGAACTTATGAGCTTTCACTCACCCCAATTAACCGGCATATTCGGTTGATGACGGTGAGTCCCGAGGACTATCATGTACCGGAATCGGCGGATCAAGCCGCGTTTGATGCGGATCAACTGCTTATGCCGCTGGTTGTGCGTTCACGGTTACCTGGAGATACCATGAAAGTGATGGGATTAAACGGAAGCAAAAAGGTGAAAAATATTTTCATCGATGAGAAAATCCCCCCATCTGTCCGTCCACGTATTCCTGTGGTATGTGATGGAGCAGGTCATATCATCTGGTTACCGGGTGTTCGACGGTCCAATGTGGCTCCTGTCAGGGAGGGCACTTCCGCAATCCTGTACATGACTGTAGGCGATTCAGCGATTCAGGGGTAG
- the hpt gene encoding hypoxanthine phosphoribosyltransferase translates to MQNDIQEVLISEEEIQSKVKELGATLSAEYANRNPLVICVLKGAFIFMADLVKNITVPVEMDFMAVSSYGASTKSSGVVKIIKDLDVSVEGREVLIVEDIIDSGLTLSYLIELLENRGAESVRVVTLFDKPSGRKVELEAHYTGFDIPDAFIVGYGLDFAEKYRNLPYIGILKPEVYSS, encoded by the coding sequence TTGCAGAACGACATTCAGGAAGTATTGATCAGTGAAGAAGAAATTCAGAGTAAAGTCAAGGAATTAGGCGCAACACTAAGTGCCGAATATGCAAATCGCAATCCTTTGGTCATTTGTGTGCTCAAGGGTGCGTTTATATTTATGGCTGATTTGGTTAAAAACATAACGGTACCTGTTGAAATGGATTTTATGGCGGTATCCAGTTATGGCGCTTCAACCAAGTCATCAGGTGTTGTCAAAATCATTAAGGATCTGGATGTATCCGTTGAAGGACGGGAAGTTCTGATTGTCGAAGATATTATCGACAGCGGACTTACACTCAGCTATCTGATTGAACTGCTAGAAAACCGCGGTGCCGAGTCGGTGCGTGTGGTTACGCTGTTCGACAAGCCTTCAGGCCGTAAAGTTGAGTTAGAAGCTCATTACACAGGCTTTGACATTCCTGACGCGTTCATCGTTGGTTACGGTTTGGATTTTGCGGAGAAGTACCGGAACCTGCCCTATATCGGGATTTTGAAGCCGGAAGTCTATAGTAGCTAA
- the ftsH gene encoding ATP-dependent zinc metalloprotease FtsH, producing MNRFIRNSGFYLILFLVVVGIVQFVSNGGEATDNPRYDQLRAAIKANNVSELTVQFNGQTYLVTGQYKKAPDGAKSENFSTYIPPTDEAISELVAASETNNFQYHQEPMKGDSIWLTLLTSFIPLIIMFLLFFFLFNQAQGGGGKVMNFGKSRARLYNEEKKRVTFEDVAGADEEKQELVEVVDFLKDPRKFAAVGARIPKGVLLVGPPGTGKTLLARAVAGEAGVPFFTISGSDFVEMFVGVGASRVRDLFENAKKNAPCIIFIDEIDAVGRQRGAGLGGGHDEREQTLNQLLVEMDGFGVNEGIIIIAATNRADILDPALLRPGRFDRQITVDRPDVRGREAVLKVHSRNKPLTKDVKMDIIAKRTTGFSGADLENLLNEAALLAARRNRKDISMKEVDEAIDRVIVGTEKKSRVISDREKRIVAYHEAGHTIVGYFLEHADMVHKVTIIPRGRAGGYVIMLPKEDRMLVTKQELLDKVTGLLGGRVAEELFIGEIGTGAYSDFQQATGIVRSMVMEYGMSEKLGPMQFGSSQGQVFLGRDIGHEQNYSDSIAYEIDQEMQRFINDCYEKCKDLLVKHSKEMHLIAQTLLEVETLEMDQIKQLIETGSLTPKAENDNDGEGTPTEGGEPIIDTIGDVRVRIQGKDETPEPPAGDIPNEAPNLEKGNNNNPDDGGTKPTS from the coding sequence ATGAATCGGTTCATCCGGAATTCTGGTTTTTATTTGATTCTTTTTTTAGTTGTGGTGGGGATAGTCCAGTTCGTCAGCAATGGCGGCGAAGCCACCGATAATCCTAGATATGATCAGTTGCGTGCAGCGATCAAAGCCAACAATGTCTCTGAATTGACGGTTCAATTCAACGGTCAAACGTATCTCGTGACCGGTCAATACAAGAAGGCACCTGATGGCGCCAAATCAGAAAATTTCTCAACGTATATTCCTCCTACGGATGAGGCAATTAGTGAGCTTGTAGCTGCAAGTGAAACTAACAATTTCCAATATCATCAGGAGCCAATGAAAGGTGACAGCATCTGGTTGACGTTGCTGACTTCCTTTATTCCTTTGATCATTATGTTCCTGCTGTTCTTCTTCCTGTTTAATCAGGCTCAAGGCGGCGGCGGTAAAGTAATGAACTTTGGTAAAAGCCGTGCTCGTCTCTACAACGAAGAGAAGAAGCGGGTTACATTTGAAGATGTTGCGGGTGCTGACGAAGAGAAACAGGAACTTGTTGAGGTTGTAGACTTCCTCAAGGACCCTCGTAAATTCGCAGCTGTAGGTGCACGGATTCCTAAGGGCGTGTTGCTCGTAGGGCCTCCAGGTACCGGTAAAACATTGCTCGCTCGTGCCGTAGCCGGTGAAGCGGGTGTACCATTCTTCACTATTTCAGGTTCCGACTTCGTGGAAATGTTTGTCGGTGTCGGTGCATCACGTGTACGTGATTTGTTTGAAAATGCGAAGAAAAATGCCCCATGTATCATCTTTATCGATGAGATTGATGCTGTAGGACGTCAGCGTGGTGCTGGTCTCGGTGGTGGTCACGATGAACGTGAACAGACACTCAACCAGTTGCTCGTTGAGATGGACGGATTCGGAGTTAACGAAGGTATTATCATCATAGCCGCAACGAACCGTGCAGATATTTTGGACCCTGCCTTGCTGCGTCCTGGACGTTTTGACCGTCAAATTACGGTTGACCGCCCTGACGTAAGAGGTCGTGAAGCTGTCCTGAAAGTACATTCCCGTAATAAACCACTGACCAAAGATGTGAAGATGGATATCATCGCGAAGCGTACAACAGGTTTCTCTGGTGCGGATTTGGAGAATCTCTTGAACGAAGCGGCATTGCTTGCAGCGCGTCGTAACCGTAAAGATATTTCCATGAAGGAAGTTGACGAAGCGATTGACCGTGTCATCGTTGGTACGGAGAAGAAAAGTCGTGTCATCAGTGATCGCGAGAAACGAATCGTTGCTTATCACGAAGCAGGTCATACCATTGTAGGATACTTCCTCGAACATGCTGATATGGTACATAAAGTGACCATTATTCCGCGCGGACGTGCGGGTGGATATGTAATCATGTTGCCAAAAGAAGACCGTATGCTGGTTACCAAGCAGGAATTGCTGGATAAAGTAACCGGACTTCTCGGGGGTCGTGTAGCTGAAGAATTGTTCATCGGAGAAATTGGGACTGGTGCATACAGTGACTTCCAGCAAGCGACAGGTATTGTTCGCAGCATGGTTATGGAATACGGTATGAGTGAGAAATTGGGACCTATGCAATTCGGAAGTTCACAAGGACAGGTATTCCTTGGTCGGGATATCGGTCATGAACAGAATTACTCGGATTCCATTGCTTACGAGATTGATCAGGAAATGCAACGCTTTATCAATGACTGTTATGAGAAGTGTAAGGACTTGCTTGTTAAACATTCAAAAGAGATGCACCTGATCGCTCAAACTTTGCTTGAGGTAGAGACTTTGGAAATGGATCAGATCAAGCAATTGATCGAAACAGGTTCTTTGACTCCAAAAGCAGAGAATGACAATGATGGTGAAGGCACACCAACTGAAGGCGGAGAGCCAATCATCGACACCATCGGTGATGTGCGTGTTCGTATTCAAGGTAAAGATGAAACGCCTGAGCCACCAGCCGGAGATATTCCAAACGAAGCTCCGAATCTGGAAAAGGGTAATAACAATAACCCGGATGATGGCGGAACTAAGCCAACGTCTTAA
- the nadA gene encoding quinolinate synthase NadA: MEALALERKAEMNRELRERLMVLKKERNAIILAHYYQRDEVQEVADFRGDSFLLAQKAAQTDADVIVFCGVHFMGESAKILAPNKTVIIPDERAGCPMADMVNVDGLRKLKAQHPNAKVVTYINSSAEIKAETDICCTSANAVRVIQSVDSDEIIWVPDKNLGHYVQQHTDKKMIIWEGYCNTHDMLTVKDVVEMRAKHPNAEFVVHPECRPEVVEMGDFVGSTTAILEYCKNSSAKEFIVGTEDGTGYQLRLDSPDKQFHFATKFLVCPNMKVNNLKKLVKCLETMKPQIYVPPAVADKARESLERMLLVK, from the coding sequence GTGGAAGCTCTGGCTTTAGAGCGCAAGGCTGAGATGAACCGCGAGCTGCGTGAGCGGCTTATGGTGTTGAAGAAGGAACGAAATGCCATTATTCTTGCCCATTATTATCAACGTGACGAAGTACAGGAGGTTGCCGACTTCCGTGGAGATTCATTTCTGTTAGCCCAGAAGGCAGCACAGACAGATGCGGATGTGATCGTTTTCTGTGGTGTTCATTTTATGGGTGAAAGCGCTAAAATTCTGGCGCCAAATAAAACAGTTATTATCCCGGACGAACGTGCGGGCTGCCCAATGGCAGATATGGTGAATGTGGATGGACTACGCAAATTGAAAGCACAACATCCTAATGCCAAGGTAGTTACGTATATCAATTCCTCGGCTGAGATCAAAGCAGAGACTGACATCTGTTGTACATCGGCGAACGCAGTCCGGGTTATTCAATCGGTGGATTCCGACGAAATTATCTGGGTACCGGATAAAAACCTGGGACATTATGTGCAGCAGCATACAGACAAGAAAATGATTATCTGGGAAGGTTACTGCAACACTCACGATATGCTCACAGTCAAAGATGTGGTGGAGATGAGAGCCAAGCATCCAAATGCAGAGTTTGTTGTCCATCCAGAGTGTCGCCCTGAGGTTGTAGAGATGGGTGATTTTGTAGGCAGCACAACAGCTATTCTGGAGTATTGCAAAAATTCATCAGCGAAGGAATTTATCGTAGGTACCGAAGATGGTACAGGATATCAGCTTCGTCTGGATAGTCCGGATAAACAGTTCCACTTTGCTACCAAGTTCCTCGTATGTCCCAACATGAAGGTGAACAACTTGAAGAAACTGGTGAAATGCCTGGAAACGATGAAGCCGCAAATCTACGTGCCACCGGCCGTTGCCGACAAAGCCAGAGAATCACTAGAGCGCATGTTGTTGGTAAAGTAG
- the nadB gene encoding L-aspartate oxidase — MIPQYLVDFDLSALPMVETDVLVIGSGIAGLFTAIKASEQQRVLMITKKSLLESNTRYAQGGIAAVIAEDDSPAYHLQDTLVAGAGLCRSEAVEVLVNEGPDGVKELIRLGTLFDLENGELALTQEGAHSHRRILHANGDATGYEIVRALAVEVNEHPGIEVWDEHFVVDLITDRDRGECIGALVQKDDGSQVFVKAQATVLCSGGAGQLYRYTTNPDVATADGVAMAYRAGAIVRDMEFIQFHPTSLCYPGAPRFLVSEAVRGEGAYLRNVKGERFMDRYHAQLELAPRDIVARAIVSEMESTNSTFVYLDITHEQPEMIKHRFPTIYETCMRYGLDMTTDWIPVAPAAHYMMGGVKTDLSGESSISRLFACGEVSSTGVHGANRLASNSLSEAIVFGRRIVDRIQSLPPLGLLQGVAPSSVDMNNKINKIMEEQKPISERRLRLQKMMVRQVGLRRNGEDLQKAMDKLQQELQFFDQTLTHKEELEYANLLTCAWLVTSGALHREESRGAHYREDFPARDDIVWQKHSLQQREQAIVEELMS, encoded by the coding sequence ATGATACCGCAATATTTAGTTGATTTTGATCTGTCTGCGCTACCCATGGTAGAGACGGATGTACTGGTTATAGGCTCAGGAATTGCTGGTTTGTTTACCGCCATTAAGGCAAGTGAACAACAACGTGTATTAATGATCACGAAGAAGTCTTTACTTGAAAGTAACACCAGATATGCGCAGGGAGGCATCGCTGCGGTTATTGCTGAGGATGATTCACCTGCTTACCACTTGCAGGACACACTTGTAGCAGGAGCGGGCTTATGCCGCTCCGAAGCGGTAGAGGTATTGGTGAATGAGGGTCCGGACGGAGTGAAGGAACTGATTCGTTTGGGTACTTTATTTGATCTGGAGAACGGCGAGTTGGCGTTGACGCAGGAAGGTGCGCATAGCCACCGCCGTATTTTGCATGCCAACGGAGATGCAACAGGATATGAGATTGTACGTGCGCTTGCTGTTGAAGTGAATGAACATCCCGGGATTGAAGTATGGGATGAGCATTTTGTTGTTGACCTGATTACAGATCGAGATCGAGGGGAATGCATTGGCGCTCTGGTTCAGAAGGATGACGGATCCCAAGTGTTCGTTAAGGCACAGGCAACTGTTCTTTGCTCTGGTGGTGCAGGACAACTGTACCGATACACGACGAATCCGGATGTAGCTACTGCCGATGGTGTAGCCATGGCCTATCGGGCTGGGGCTATTGTTCGTGATATGGAATTTATCCAGTTCCACCCCACCTCTCTATGTTACCCGGGGGCCCCACGTTTCCTTGTGTCAGAAGCCGTACGCGGTGAAGGGGCATATTTGCGCAATGTGAAGGGCGAGCGCTTCATGGATCGTTATCATGCCCAGCTTGAACTGGCCCCACGCGATATCGTGGCACGAGCGATTGTTAGTGAGATGGAGTCCACCAACAGTACCTTTGTGTACTTGGACATTACACATGAACAGCCAGAGATGATCAAGCACCGATTCCCTACCATATATGAGACTTGTATGCGTTATGGATTAGACATGACAACGGACTGGATTCCCGTTGCACCTGCTGCCCATTACATGATGGGTGGGGTGAAAACAGATCTTAGTGGAGAGAGCAGCATCTCCCGATTATTTGCTTGTGGCGAGGTGTCTTCTACAGGAGTGCATGGAGCAAACCGCCTGGCAAGCAATTCTTTATCAGAAGCGATTGTATTTGGGCGGAGAATTGTTGATCGTATTCAATCTCTCCCTCCGCTTGGTTTATTACAAGGGGTTGCGCCTTCATCTGTGGACATGAATAACAAGATCAATAAGATCATGGAAGAGCAAAAACCTATATCCGAAAGACGTTTACGACTACAGAAAATGATGGTTCGTCAGGTAGGGTTGCGCCGGAATGGTGAGGACCTGCAGAAGGCCATGGACAAGCTGCAACAGGAATTGCAATTTTTTGATCAGACACTCACTCATAAGGAAGAGCTGGAGTATGCCAACCTTCTGACCTGTGCCTGGTTAGTTACCAGCGGTGCATTACATCGCGAGGAGAGTCGTGGGGCTCACTATCGTGAGGATTTTCCGGCACGTGATGATATCGTGTGGCAGAAGCATAGCCTGCAGCAGCGAGAACAAGCGATTGTGGAGGAATTGATGTCATGA
- the nadC gene encoding carboxylating nicotinate-nucleotide diphosphorylase yields the protein MIMNGYNEGLIESIKNWLREDVGAGDVTTSATIPAGNQSKAIIHAKDNGIIAGMTVAELVFQVVDPDLVFTPKVTDGERVTHGTILAEVEGSTHSLLTGERLALNLLQRMSGIATRTRAYVDILDGLETRLVDTRKTTPGHRLLEKYAVRVGGGANHRFGLYDAVMIKDNHIKGAGGITEAVQRARTVIPHTMTIEVETENLEQVREALQAGADIIMLDNMHPERMREAVELIREQAPHVKVEASGNVSLQTIRGIAESGVDVISVGRLTYSFESLDISLDLNEKKEG from the coding sequence ATGATAATGAATGGATATAATGAAGGACTTATCGAATCAATCAAAAACTGGCTTCGTGAAGATGTTGGTGCAGGTGACGTTACAACAAGTGCGACGATCCCGGCAGGCAACCAATCCAAGGCCATTATACACGCCAAAGACAATGGTATTATTGCAGGCATGACCGTGGCTGAACTTGTGTTTCAGGTCGTTGATCCTGATCTTGTATTTACACCGAAGGTAACAGACGGAGAGAGGGTTACCCATGGCACGATTTTGGCCGAGGTAGAGGGAAGTACACATTCACTGCTTACAGGGGAACGACTGGCACTTAACTTGCTGCAACGTATGTCCGGAATAGCTACGCGTACGCGTGCCTACGTGGATATTCTGGATGGTCTTGAGACCAGACTCGTGGATACACGTAAGACAACGCCGGGCCACCGATTACTTGAGAAGTATGCAGTGCGCGTGGGTGGCGGAGCGAATCATCGATTTGGACTGTACGATGCCGTTATGATTAAGGATAACCACATTAAGGGTGCAGGCGGAATCACCGAGGCGGTACAGCGTGCGCGAACTGTTATCCCACATACGATGACGATTGAAGTGGAGACTGAAAATCTGGAGCAGGTGAGAGAAGCCTTGCAAGCCGGGGCAGATATCATTATGCTGGATAACATGCATCCAGAGCGGATGCGTGAAGCGGTTGAACTTATTCGTGAACAGGCTCCTCATGTGAAGGTTGAAGCATCCGGTAACGTGTCTCTTCAGACCATTCGTGGTATTGCAGAGAGTGGTGTGGATGTAATTTCGGTTGGCAGGTTAACCTATTCCTTTGAGAGCCTGGATATTAGTCTGGATTTAAATGAAAAGAAAGAGGGGTGA
- a CDS encoding type III pantothenate kinase, which produces MILVVDVGNSNMVLGVYQGRELLHHFRLSTSRQSTVDEYGVLIYNLFHMSGIRASDIEGVIISSVVPPLVNVIEAMCEKYVGKKALLVGPGIKTGLNLRYENPREVGADRIVNAVAAVEKYGGPLVVVDFGTATTFDCIDEKGHYLGGAIVPGIQIATEALYERASKLPRIELEKPKKVIGRNTIHAMQAGIIFGYAGQVDGIVERIREEMGAKPRVIATGGLATLIAEETRSIEEVDPLLTLEGLRIIYERNRER; this is translated from the coding sequence TTGATTCTAGTTGTAGACGTGGGGAACAGCAATATGGTGCTCGGCGTATATCAAGGCCGGGAATTGCTGCACCACTTTCGTCTGAGTACATCACGTCAGTCAACAGTGGATGAATACGGCGTATTGATTTATAATTTATTTCATATGTCCGGCATCAGGGCAAGTGACATCGAAGGTGTCATCATCTCATCTGTGGTTCCGCCACTGGTGAATGTAATCGAAGCGATGTGTGAGAAGTATGTAGGCAAAAAAGCTTTGCTCGTTGGACCTGGTATCAAAACTGGCCTGAATCTGCGATACGAGAACCCTCGTGAAGTGGGTGCAGATCGTATTGTTAATGCAGTGGCAGCCGTTGAGAAGTATGGCGGCCCTCTCGTCGTGGTCGATTTCGGTACTGCAACGACCTTTGACTGTATTGACGAGAAAGGCCACTATCTGGGGGGAGCTATTGTACCTGGCATTCAGATTGCCACTGAAGCGCTCTATGAGCGGGCATCCAAGTTGCCTCGTATAGAGCTGGAGAAACCTAAAAAGGTCATTGGCCGTAATACTATTCATGCCATGCAAGCGGGTATTATATTTGGCTATGCAGGCCAGGTAGATGGTATTGTAGAACGTATTCGCGAGGAGATGGGAGCGAAGCCCCGAGTTATCGCGACGGGTGGTCTCGCTACACTTATCGCAGAAGAAACCCGTAGTATAGAGGAAGTTGATCCGCTGCTTACGCTTGAAGGGCTGCGTATTATATATGAGCGGAACCGGGAAAGGTGA
- the hslO gene encoding Hsp33 family molecular chaperone HslO, producing MAIRQRRLNDLENNNKHDRLIRGTAMNGKVRAFAIQTTELVEELRRRHDTFPTATAAMGRTVTTAAIMGAMLKGEEKLTVQVNGDGPIGQIVADANAKGEVRGYVSNPHVHLPSNSVGKLDVAGAVGTEGFINITKDLGLKEPYRGSVPIISGELGEDFTYYFAQSEQTPSAVGVGVLVDTDNSVIVSGGFIMQLLPGLTDPEITAIENAISTLPPVTTLLEQGLELEELLRRLLPDVQVMEGLDIHFSCECSRERVEKTLISLGQTEMEQLIEEEGQAEVVCQFCNEAYDFNKEQLETILEQAKN from the coding sequence ATGGCGATACGCCAAAGGAGGCTGAATGACTTGGAAAACAACAACAAGCATGACCGGTTAATTCGTGGTACAGCAATGAATGGAAAGGTAAGAGCCTTTGCTATCCAGACTACGGAACTGGTTGAGGAACTACGCAGAAGACACGATACGTTTCCCACGGCTACAGCTGCCATGGGGCGTACGGTTACAACAGCAGCCATTATGGGTGCAATGCTCAAAGGTGAAGAGAAGTTAACGGTACAAGTCAACGGTGATGGGCCCATTGGACAGATTGTAGCGGATGCCAATGCGAAAGGCGAAGTACGAGGATATGTTTCTAATCCGCATGTACATTTGCCAAGTAATAGTGTGGGAAAACTGGACGTTGCAGGCGCAGTTGGAACGGAAGGTTTCATCAACATAACGAAGGATTTGGGACTGAAAGAGCCATATCGTGGCAGTGTGCCTATTATTTCAGGAGAACTGGGCGAAGACTTCACTTACTACTTTGCGCAATCGGAGCAAACACCTTCTGCTGTAGGCGTTGGTGTGCTCGTTGATACGGATAATTCCGTTATTGTCTCAGGTGGATTCATTATGCAGCTGTTGCCGGGATTGACAGATCCAGAGATCACGGCGATCGAAAATGCCATTAGTACGCTGCCGCCAGTGACGACTTTGCTGGAGCAGGGGCTTGAGTTGGAAGAGTTGCTTCGCCGATTGTTGCCAGATGTACAAGTGATGGAAGGACTGGATATTCATTTTAGCTGTGAGTGTTCACGTGAGCGAGTAGAGAAGACGCTGATCAGCCTGGGCCAAACGGAGATGGAGCAATTAATTGAAGAAGAGGGCCAGGCTGAAGTGGTCTGCCAATTCTGTAATGAAGCCTATGACTTTAACAAAGAACAACTTGAGACCATCCTAGAGCAAGCCAAGAACTGA